The DNA sequence TTATTAATTAAGATACCCGGAAACCATGTTTTAGATTTCGTAAAATCATTCTTATCTAAGGCAACCTTTCTCAGGTTATTCAGTGAAACACGAATACTATCTCCCAAGAGTATCTTAAGAGTTTCAAATTGACTCTGATCAACTGGAACATGTTCTACTTCGAAACCTCCACACCCAGATAGAGCAATCGTGATATGAAAAAAAATAAATAGGAATCTTAGTTGGGTATTTGGTTTCAGAATAAATTCTTTAGTTATAAATCCAAAACAAGGTTGGCTTTTTCCTCCTTTCAAGAATTGAATCCAAATAAGTCATAAATTGATTTGAAACTACAGGACAACCCAAACCTTCTGCTGTTCCTTGGGGATAAATTTCGTAATCACGCACATTATCTCTTGAATGAAGCACGACCGACCTGATAAGCGCATTGCTATTAGTACTATCCAGACCGTGTAATAAATAATGAATATTTATTCCCCATTCGCTTGCACCTCTTTCCCCAATTAAAAACTTCCCTAGTGAAGAACGATGACTATCAATGGCATTACTAAAACTCGGCGAAGTTTTCGTTTCATCACCTCCCCATGTATTATCGCCACACCCATGAGAACATAATCCAGCCTTTATAATAGAATCTTTTTCGAAATCATACACAAACATTCTATTCTTACCGGAATGAATACTCATATCAATCATTATACAGAAATCTTTGTTGTAAATACTGGCATTAACGTACTCTTTCGCTTCTTGAAATTTTGATTTTCCGGCTTGAAGATTTATATTTTCTTCAACCGTCATCTTATCCTCTGGTACTGGATGTGCTACTTTTAAAATCTCGAATATTTCAATTAAATCATCAAAACCTAGTTCGTCATTTCTAATCCTCTCTATAAGACTGGCATCATCAATAAAATACTTAGACATCACTTCTTTAAATTTCTCGTTATGACTTGGGATTTCTATCAGATCATCGCCGAAAGAAAAAAGGAACGGTGATGCGTTTAAACTATCGTAATGAATTAATAGTTCTCCATTCACAGCATTAGCGTATTCATCCCGAAACTTAGCCTGTCTTGTTTCACCTTTTACAATATTATTGTGATACTCTGACGTCATAAACTCATAACTAAAATATAAAGGAAATTCTCCTCTAACTATCTCGTGCAGAAAGTAACTTATATTATTAGCAGAAGAATGAACAGACACTAACCTTCTATTTGCGTCTGTATCTACGAATACAACTATATCATTTGGAGAATATTTAGATCTGCCACCATTCTTATTTTTAAATTTCACATACCCATAATGTCTATAGTTGATAAACCCAGAAAGTCTTTCTCCAGCCAGAGTAACAACATTACCATTTGAATAATTATAAGGAGCAGTTACCGCACTTTGTGCACACACTGTAATTCGTAAAAAAATAACCATCAAGGCTATTGCAAACGTTTTCATTCTTCGTATTTGATTATTAACTACAAAATTACCAATCAATACAAATTGATAGTTTAGATCCTGAAAGACTTCTTAACAGATTGGCTTTAATACCTTTTTAATTTTTAGTATTA is a window from the Flavobacteriales bacterium genome containing:
- a CDS encoding murein L,D-transpeptidase catalytic domain family protein, producing MKTFAIALMVIFLRITVCAQSAVTAPYNYSNGNVVTLAGERLSGFINYRHYGYVKFKNKNGGRSKYSPNDIVVFVDTDANRRLVSVHSSANNISYFLHEIVRGEFPLYFSYEFMTSEYHNNIVKGETRQAKFRDEYANAVNGELLIHYDSLNASPFLFSFGDDLIEIPSHNEKFKEVMSKYFIDDASLIERIRNDELGFDDLIEIFEILKVAHPVPEDKMTVEENINLQAGKSKFQEAKEYVNASIYNKDFCIMIDMSIHSGKNRMFVYDFEKDSIIKAGLCSHGCGDNTWGGDETKTSPSFSNAIDSHRSSLGKFLIGERGASEWGINIHYLLHGLDSTNSNALIRSVVLHSRDNVRDYEIYPQGTAEGLGCPVVSNQFMTYLDSILERRKKPTLFWIYN